One window from the genome of Amycolatopsis sp. NBC_01480 encodes:
- a CDS encoding putative quinol monooxygenase: MIFIVVKFPVLPEKSDDWLSIVADFTAGVRAEPGNLFFDWSRSADDPNEWVVVEGYRDQEAAVAHVSSEHFKTAMAMLPDAISATPRIINTQVPGEDFGDMAELKPRNA, from the coding sequence ATGATCTTCATCGTCGTCAAGTTCCCTGTGCTGCCGGAGAAGAGCGACGACTGGCTCTCGATCGTCGCGGACTTCACGGCCGGCGTCCGCGCGGAGCCGGGCAACCTCTTCTTCGACTGGTCCCGCAGCGCCGACGACCCGAACGAGTGGGTCGTGGTCGAGGGCTACCGCGACCAGGAGGCGGCCGTCGCGCACGTCAGCTCGGAGCACTTCAAGACCGCCATGGCCATGCTGCCGGACGCGATCTCGGCGACCCCACGGATCATCAACACCCAGGTGCCTGGTGAAGACTTCGGTGACATGGCGGAACTGAAGCCCCGCAACGCCTGA
- a CDS encoding response regulator transcription factor produces the protein MPRVLLIEDDQAVRDGLQLALTYQGHTVEAVETGELGLERLTADVADVVVLDLMLPGMDGFEVCRRIRAGGDLPIIMLTARNDDIDVVAGLEAGADDYVVKPAQARVLEARIRAVLRRTASEPRPAEAKAEAERHGALTIDRAGLVVAKNGEPVGLAPTEMRLLLELSAAPGRVLSRQQLLESVWDQGYLGDSRLVDACVQRLRSKIEDDPAAPVYVQTLRGFGYRFGPL, from the coding sequence ATGCCCCGGGTGTTGCTGATCGAAGACGACCAGGCCGTGCGAGACGGCCTGCAGCTCGCGCTGACCTACCAAGGTCACACGGTGGAAGCCGTGGAGACGGGGGAACTGGGCCTCGAGCGCCTGACCGCCGACGTCGCCGACGTGGTGGTGCTCGACCTGATGCTGCCCGGCATGGACGGCTTCGAGGTGTGCCGCCGGATCCGCGCGGGCGGCGACCTGCCGATCATCATGCTGACCGCGCGCAACGACGACATCGACGTGGTCGCCGGGCTCGAGGCCGGCGCCGACGACTACGTGGTGAAGCCCGCGCAGGCCCGCGTGCTGGAGGCCCGCATCCGCGCCGTGCTCCGTCGGACCGCGAGCGAGCCGCGGCCGGCCGAGGCGAAAGCGGAAGCCGAACGGCACGGGGCGCTGACCATCGACCGGGCCGGGCTCGTCGTCGCCAAGAACGGCGAGCCGGTCGGCCTCGCGCCCACGGAGATGCGGCTGCTGCTGGAGCTGTCCGCGGCGCCCGGGCGGGTGCTGAGCCGCCAGCAGCTGCTGGAATCGGTGTGGGACCAGGGTTATCTCGGCGACTCGCGGCTCGTCGACGCCTGCGTGCAGCGGCTGCGCTCGAAGATCGAGGACGATCCGGCGGCGCCGGTGTACGTGCAGACGCTGCGGGGCTTCGGCTACCGGTTCGGCCCCCTGTGA
- a CDS encoding HdeD family acid-resistance protein: MSAFMAESALDPRRAWPLVAVRGAFAVLFGILTLVWPGVTVLALAIVFGVYALFDGISAIVQAFRPGDGAQRAAYGLLGALGVIAGVIALVWPGTTVLVLATLVGAWAVVTGVAEIIAAVRLRKQITGEAFLIVAGALSVIAGILVLVHPIAGVLGIAVLIGVYAVLYGVMLIVLAFRLRGLPGPVAAEQAPEAG, translated from the coding sequence ATGTCCGCGTTCATGGCCGAATCCGCCCTCGACCCCCGCCGGGCCTGGCCGCTGGTCGCGGTCCGCGGGGCGTTCGCCGTGCTGTTCGGGATCCTCACCCTGGTCTGGCCCGGCGTCACCGTGCTGGCGCTGGCGATCGTCTTCGGCGTGTACGCGCTTTTCGACGGCATCAGCGCGATCGTGCAGGCGTTCCGGCCCGGAGACGGCGCGCAACGGGCCGCGTACGGGCTGCTCGGCGCGCTCGGCGTGATCGCGGGCGTGATCGCGCTGGTCTGGCCGGGCACGACCGTGCTCGTGCTGGCGACGCTGGTCGGCGCGTGGGCGGTGGTGACCGGCGTCGCGGAGATCATCGCGGCGGTGCGGCTGCGCAAGCAGATCACCGGCGAGGCGTTCCTCATCGTCGCCGGCGCGCTGAGCGTGATCGCCGGGATCCTGGTGCTCGTGCACCCCATCGCCGGCGTGCTCGGAATCGCCGTGCTGATCGGGGTTTACGCGGTGCTGTACGGGGTCATGCTGATCGTGCTGGCGTTCCGCCTGCGCGGCCTGCCCGGGCCCGTGGCCGCGGAGCAAGCGCCCGAGGCCGGATAG
- a CDS encoding DUF6069 family protein, with protein MAQYPQNGGYDRDVRTGVDAARLWAGGVATAVVAALVAIVGLLIARGIFAVPVLAPKGEGIWGNASTTTYAIAAAIAALLATGLMHLLSVATPAPGQFFGWIMVLVTLIAVVLPLTLTVEPSAKIATAVINLVIGLVIAIVVNSMAANARTLHHRKRRETRSPDAPTRQWNEPPQPPSSYYDR; from the coding sequence ATGGCCCAGTACCCGCAGAACGGCGGTTACGACCGCGACGTCCGGACGGGGGTGGACGCGGCCCGGCTCTGGGCGGGCGGCGTCGCGACGGCGGTGGTGGCCGCGCTCGTGGCCATCGTCGGCCTGCTGATCGCCCGCGGCATCTTCGCGGTCCCGGTGCTCGCGCCGAAGGGCGAGGGCATCTGGGGGAACGCGAGCACCACCACGTACGCGATCGCCGCCGCGATCGCCGCGCTGCTCGCCACCGGGCTGATGCACCTGCTGAGCGTCGCGACGCCCGCGCCGGGGCAGTTCTTCGGCTGGATCATGGTGCTGGTGACGCTCATCGCGGTCGTGCTGCCGCTGACCCTGACGGTCGAGCCGAGCGCGAAGATCGCGACCGCCGTGATCAACCTGGTGATCGGGCTGGTGATCGCGATCGTGGTGAACAGCATGGCCGCGAACGCCCGCACGCTGCACCACCGCAAGCGCCGCGAGACCCGCTCGCCCGACGCCCCGACCCGCCAGTGGAACGAGCCGCCGCAGCCGCCGTCGTCCTATTACGACCGCTGA
- a CDS encoding D-alanyl-D-alanine carboxypeptidase family protein produces the protein MIFSRARLYAVMTRLLAVLLLPFACLRSPGRARYLACQWALGLRFPAEDLSGLVPAVREAFTAARTEAFWRDDQLIGLTSGHRDAAEQHRLFTDEVRRTGSVREACRLVLPPAESTHVSGIALDVRPTEGAAWLERHGGVHHLHRRYDNEWWHFEYHLCPPPRLPYPGAGAPADGRPRVRTGEWVV, from the coding sequence ATGATCTTCTCCCGAGCCCGGCTCTACGCGGTGATGACGCGGCTGCTGGCCGTCCTGCTGCTCCCGTTCGCCTGCCTGCGCTCGCCCGGGCGGGCCCGCTACCTGGCCTGCCAGTGGGCGCTCGGCCTGCGGTTCCCGGCGGAGGACCTGAGCGGCCTGGTGCCCGCGGTCCGCGAGGCGTTCACGGCGGCGCGCACCGAGGCGTTCTGGCGTGACGACCAGCTGATCGGCCTCACCTCCGGCCATCGCGACGCGGCCGAGCAGCACCGCCTGTTCACCGACGAGGTCCGCCGAACCGGCTCGGTCCGCGAGGCCTGCCGCCTGGTGCTGCCGCCCGCGGAGTCGACCCACGTCAGTGGCATCGCCCTCGACGTGCGCCCGACCGAGGGCGCCGCCTGGCTGGAGCGCCACGGCGGGGTCCACCACCTGCACCGCCGCTACGACAACGAGTGGTGGCACTTCGAGTACCACCTCTGCCCGCCGCCGCGGCTGCCGTACCCGGGGGCCGGGGCGCCGGCGGACGGCCGTCCGCGCGTCCGCACGGGGGAATGGGTGGTGTGA
- a CDS encoding HAMP domain-containing sensor histidine kinase, translated as MKGWSDWGLQTRLLSAFALLSVVTAAAVAGFGYVQARTTILQSAQDKAVIEVTNRIEQLYPLPTLTPTRAELEQLAGHVSGRGDSAVAESGGQSAGGLDPALVSTELHTRVRTGIVAWQRIVYAGHPGLVIGTQLLVKDSSAPGGTRASGIEVYVVRSLEPEAVNIADLARSAWFTGGGALVLAMLLALLAARSVLRPVQELRRAAHRLGEGELATRLEVRGSDELAGVARTFNTTAESLQRHVGELERMEADARRFVADVSHELRTPLTAMIAVTDLLDAEAAALPGPAGQAARLVSQETHNLTRLVNDLIEVTRFDAGSAALALDDVDVAEAVGATLRARGWAAEVATELPSGVRARLDPRRLDVIVANLVGNALRHGAPPVTVRLSAEPDQLTIEVTDAGPGLDPDVLPHVFDRFYKADTARSRSEGSGLGLAIAWENAKLHGGTLTAANRPEGGAAFTVRLPHDSGGA; from the coding sequence GTGAAGGGATGGTCCGACTGGGGCTTGCAGACGCGGCTGCTGTCCGCGTTCGCGTTGCTGAGTGTGGTCACCGCGGCCGCCGTCGCCGGTTTCGGGTACGTGCAGGCCCGCACCACGATCCTGCAGAGCGCGCAGGACAAGGCCGTGATCGAGGTGACGAACCGGATCGAGCAGCTGTACCCGCTGCCGACGCTCACGCCGACCCGCGCGGAGCTGGAGCAGCTGGCCGGTCACGTCTCGGGCCGGGGCGACTCGGCCGTGGCGGAGAGCGGCGGGCAGTCCGCCGGCGGCCTGGACCCCGCCCTGGTCAGCACGGAACTGCACACGCGAGTGCGCACCGGCATCGTGGCCTGGCAGCGGATCGTGTACGCCGGTCATCCGGGGCTGGTGATCGGCACCCAGCTGCTGGTCAAGGATTCTTCGGCGCCGGGCGGCACGCGGGCGTCCGGGATCGAGGTGTACGTGGTGCGCAGCCTGGAGCCCGAAGCCGTGAACATCGCGGACCTGGCGCGCAGCGCGTGGTTCACCGGCGGCGGCGCGCTGGTGCTCGCGATGCTGCTGGCGCTGCTGGCCGCGCGCAGTGTGCTGCGGCCGGTGCAGGAGCTGCGCCGGGCCGCGCACCGGCTGGGCGAGGGCGAGCTGGCGACCCGGCTGGAGGTGCGCGGGTCCGACGAGCTGGCCGGCGTGGCCCGCACGTTCAACACCACCGCCGAATCACTCCAGCGCCACGTCGGCGAGCTGGAGCGGATGGAGGCGGACGCGCGGCGGTTCGTCGCCGACGTCTCGCACGAGCTGCGCACGCCGCTGACCGCGATGATCGCCGTCACCGACCTGCTCGACGCCGAGGCCGCGGCCCTGCCCGGGCCCGCCGGTCAGGCGGCGCGGCTGGTCAGCCAGGAGACGCACAACCTCACCCGGCTGGTGAACGACCTGATCGAGGTGACCCGGTTCGACGCCGGCTCGGCCGCGCTGGCGCTGGACGACGTCGACGTCGCCGAGGCCGTCGGCGCCACCCTGCGCGCCCGCGGCTGGGCGGCGGAGGTGGCCACCGAGCTGCCGTCCGGCGTCCGAGCGCGGCTGGACCCGCGGCGGCTCGACGTGATCGTCGCGAACCTCGTCGGCAACGCGCTGCGCCACGGCGCCCCACCCGTCACGGTGCGGCTTTCGGCCGAGCCGGACCAGCTGACGATCGAGGTCACCGACGCGGGCCCCGGCCTCGATCCCGACGTCCTGCCCCACGTGTTCGACCGCTTCTACAAGGCCGACACGGCGCGTTCGCGGTCCGAGGGCAGCGGCCTGGGCCTCGCGATCGCCTGGGAGAACGCCAAACTGCACGGCGGCACGCTCACCGCGGCCAACCGGCCCGAGGGCGGCGCCGCTTTCACCGTCCGGCTCCCCCACGACTCAGGAGGTGCTTGA
- a CDS encoding EXPERA domain-containing protein, translating to MTAPANLPLNARRVDIFFAVLFAAFTVTSLISDLLPTVGVDFSQPSGNFFVQSNYWYAHDADVLFMHPPDWMRIVTGLSAFVYMPFYVLLVYCLLTGRNWIQLFAVIYATMIVTLTGVVVFGVEFFGDPAMRTGNPGKFLAFNLPYVLVPLLLLIRMRKPLPFTRRF from the coding sequence ATGACCGCCCCCGCGAACCTGCCGCTGAACGCGCGCCGGGTCGACATCTTCTTCGCGGTCCTGTTCGCCGCGTTCACCGTGACGTCGCTGATCAGCGACCTGCTGCCGACCGTCGGCGTGGACTTCTCGCAGCCGTCCGGCAACTTCTTCGTGCAGTCCAACTACTGGTACGCCCACGACGCCGACGTGCTGTTCATGCACCCGCCGGACTGGATGCGGATCGTCACCGGCCTCTCGGCGTTCGTCTACATGCCGTTCTACGTGCTGCTCGTCTACTGCCTGCTGACCGGGCGGAACTGGATCCAGCTGTTCGCGGTGATCTACGCGACGATGATCGTCACGCTCACCGGCGTGGTGGTGTTCGGCGTGGAGTTCTTCGGCGACCCGGCGATGCGCACCGGGAACCCGGGCAAGTTCCTCGCCTTCAACCTGCCGTACGTGCTGGTGCCGTTGCTGCTGCTGATCCGGATGCGCAAGCCGCTGCCGTTCACGCGCCGGTTCTGA
- a CDS encoding DUF1295 domain-containing protein — protein sequence MNAFLVCLWVFAGVCAVCWLLSVLTREYSWVDRIWSLVPVVYVAIFAGAAGFADPRLDVMFVLVALWGARLTFNFARKGGYARGGEDYRWAVLRAKMRPWQFQLFNLFFITIYQNAILLLITLPAWTALENRSPFGVWDVVVAVIGLAFLVGETVADQQQWDFHQWKAREQKAGRTPDPRFLQRGLFRFSRHPNFFFEQAQWWMVFFFGVVAAAAITWTIAGAVLLTLLFVGSTVFTESITRSRYPEYADYQHRTSPIVPWWPRRAAVEA from the coding sequence ATGAACGCGTTTCTGGTCTGCCTCTGGGTGTTCGCGGGGGTCTGCGCCGTCTGCTGGCTGTTGTCGGTGCTCACGCGGGAGTACTCGTGGGTGGACCGGATCTGGTCGCTGGTGCCGGTGGTCTACGTCGCGATCTTCGCCGGCGCCGCCGGGTTCGCCGACCCGCGGCTGGACGTGATGTTCGTGCTCGTGGCGCTGTGGGGCGCGCGGCTGACGTTCAACTTCGCGCGCAAGGGCGGCTACGCGCGCGGCGGCGAGGATTACCGGTGGGCGGTACTGCGCGCGAAGATGCGGCCCTGGCAGTTCCAGCTGTTCAACCTGTTCTTCATCACGATCTACCAGAACGCGATCCTGCTGCTGATCACCCTGCCCGCCTGGACGGCGCTGGAGAACCGCTCGCCCTTCGGCGTCTGGGACGTCGTGGTCGCGGTGATCGGCCTGGCGTTCCTGGTCGGCGAGACGGTGGCGGACCAGCAGCAGTGGGACTTCCACCAGTGGAAGGCGCGCGAGCAGAAGGCGGGCCGGACGCCCGACCCGCGCTTCCTGCAGCGCGGCCTGTTCCGCTTCTCGCGCCACCCGAACTTCTTCTTCGAGCAGGCGCAGTGGTGGATGGTGTTCTTCTTCGGCGTCGTCGCGGCCGCGGCGATCACCTGGACGATCGCCGGCGCGGTCCTGCTGACCCTGCTGTTCGTCGGCTCGACCGTGTTCACCGAGAGCATCACGCGCAGCCGCTACCCGGAGTACGCCGACTACCAGCACCGGACGTCGCCGATCGTGCCGTGGTGGCCGCGGCGGGCTGCCGTCGAGGCCTGA
- a CDS encoding YbaB/EbfC family nucleoid-associated protein: MAPPPPPPPDRDSLVTALSALSADVTSPDGAAGVSVNTDGVLTALHLSDAVREMAPHEIAELVLRTYAEAQRISARRTGELLAPLGTTGYLMDRLRWRAGFSPEIPENEAAAESPEDSRPKPAVPGEYLRDRSADVAPAPPEPGPVADEDWYGKGVRFDPAW, from the coding sequence ATGGCTCCACCGCCGCCCCCGCCCCCGGACCGCGATTCGCTGGTGACCGCCCTGTCCGCGCTGTCGGCCGATGTCACGTCGCCCGACGGCGCGGCGGGCGTCTCGGTGAACACCGACGGCGTGCTGACCGCGCTGCACCTGTCGGACGCGGTGCGCGAGATGGCCCCGCACGAGATCGCGGAGCTGGTGCTCCGGACCTACGCCGAGGCGCAGCGCATTTCGGCCCGCCGCACGGGGGAGCTGCTGGCGCCGCTGGGCACCACGGGTTACCTGATGGACCGCCTGCGGTGGCGGGCCGGGTTTTCCCCGGAGATTCCCGAAAACGAGGCCGCCGCCGAGAGTCCGGAAGATTCCCGGCCGAAGCCCGCTGTCCCCGGCGAATACCTGCGCGACCGCTCGGCCGACGTGGCTCCGGCGCCTCCCGAGCCCGGACCGGTCGCGGACGAGGACTGGTACGGCAAGGGCGTGCGCTTCGACCCGGCCTGGTGA